A genome region from Alistipes dispar includes the following:
- the dinB gene encoding DNA polymerase IV, with protein sequence MPQRKIIHVDMDAFYASVEQRDNPALRGRPIAVGHDGPRGVVSTASYEARPFGVHSALPSVTARRLCPQLIFVPPRFEIYKAVSQQIRAVFREYTELVEPLSLDEAFLDVSHLRSATLAAREIKARIRRETGLTASAGVSVNKMLAKIASDYRKPDGLFTIAPEQVSGFVAGLPVERFFGIGEVTARKMHALGIRTGADLGLWDEAALVHHFGKAGHAYYGYARGIDDRAVTPNRIRKSLGAETTLPEDTDDRKRLMLELEGIREEVWNRLQRHEFRGKTVVLKLKYADFRQITRSKTLPAAVESADTLRRVAEELLAAVDLRGRRVRLIGLTVGNSPEACADCVQLRFGFGE encoded by the coding sequence ATGCCTCAACGGAAGATCATACACGTGGACATGGACGCCTTCTACGCCTCCGTCGAGCAGCGCGACAACCCCGCCCTGCGGGGACGTCCGATCGCCGTGGGACACGACGGTCCGCGGGGCGTGGTCTCCACGGCCAGCTACGAGGCGCGCCCCTTCGGCGTGCATTCGGCCCTCCCCTCCGTCACGGCGCGGCGGCTCTGTCCGCAACTGATCTTCGTGCCGCCCCGCTTCGAAATCTACAAGGCCGTCTCGCAGCAGATCCGGGCCGTATTCCGCGAATACACCGAGCTGGTGGAGCCGCTGTCGCTCGACGAAGCGTTTCTGGACGTCTCGCACCTGCGCTCGGCGACGCTCGCCGCGCGCGAGATCAAGGCCCGCATCCGCCGCGAAACGGGTCTCACGGCCTCGGCGGGCGTCTCCGTGAACAAGATGCTGGCGAAAATCGCCTCGGACTACCGCAAACCCGACGGGCTGTTCACCATCGCCCCGGAGCAGGTCTCCGGATTCGTCGCCGGACTGCCCGTAGAACGCTTCTTCGGCATCGGCGAAGTCACGGCCCGGAAGATGCACGCCCTCGGCATCCGCACGGGAGCCGATCTCGGGCTGTGGGACGAAGCGGCCCTCGTGCACCACTTCGGCAAGGCCGGGCACGCCTACTACGGCTACGCCCGGGGCATCGACGACCGCGCGGTGACACCCAACCGCATCCGCAAGTCGCTCGGTGCGGAGACGACCCTCCCGGAAGACACCGACGACCGGAAGCGGTTGATGCTGGAGCTGGAGGGCATCCGCGAAGAGGTCTGGAACCGGCTCCAGCGGCACGAGTTCCGGGGCAAGACCGTCGTGCTGAAACTCAAATACGCCGACTTCCGGCAGATCACCCGCTCGAAGACGCTCCCGGCGGCCGTCGAGTCCGCCGACACGCTGCGCCGCGTCGCGGAGGAGCTGCTCGCAGCCGTGGATCTCCGCGGACGCAGAGTCCGCCTCATCGGCCTCACGGTGGGCAATTCGCCGGAGGCATGCGCCGACTGCGTACAGTTGCGGTTCGGCTTCGGAGAGTGA